Proteins from one Candidatus Omnitrophota bacterium genomic window:
- a CDS encoding M48 family metalloprotease, whose translation MGRNIAKKISEEFKISKNPLDIKRLQNIASKITEYTDRKEISYYFYIIEEDDKAKSQINAFALPGGYVYVFKELFDLLDDDQLAFVLGHEIAHIVSRHSIKRLQAAMGYNLLVVASAGATRNARFTQGLSFALAQILTGYSRDDELNADEVAVKYCRLAGFNPIAGIEVQEKLYQENKKKIRPLSYFKTHPYTDQRIRRIKEVLRLPLGVDDYINY comes from the coding sequence ATGGGTAGGAACATTGCTAAGAAAATTTCCGAGGAATTTAAGATTTCTAAAAATCCCCTAGATATCAAAAGGCTCCAGAACATTGCTTCAAAAATAACCGAATACACTGACCGTAAAGAAATAAGCTATTATTTCTATATTATTGAAGAGGATGATAAAGCTAAAAGTCAAATTAACGCCTTTGCTCTTCCCGGTGGCTATGTTTATGTATTTAAAGAGCTTTTTGATTTATTAGATGATGATCAGCTTGCTTTTGTCTTAGGCCATGAGATCGCCCATATTGTGAGTCGCCACAGCATAAAAAGGCTTCAGGCAGCCATGGGCTATAATCTTTTAGTCGTTGCCTCAGCTGGGGCAACCCGAAACGCTAGGTTTACTCAAGGGCTTTCTTTTGCTTTAGCTCAGATCTTAACCGGCTATTCCCGAGACGATGAGCTTAATGCCGACGAGGTGGCAGTTAAATATTGTCGATTGGCCGGATTTAATCCAATTGCCGGGATAGAGGTTCAAGAGAAGCTTTATCAAGAAAACAAAAAGAAAATCAGGCCACTTTCTTATTTTAAAACCCATCCTTATACCGATCAAAGAATCCGCCGAATTAAGGAAGTTTTACGTCTACCTCTAGGCGTAGATGATTACATTAACTATTAA
- a CDS encoding CPBP family intramembrane metalloprotease, with protein MSKRNQYILFIIVCILAILLIEASITPISNSEVSFPFELNKAKFVLNSAMILLVIFGLLYLNIILIGIIQLAILTVRKIKKKALASIQEKQKPFNLSEEKASQLLFLISACLCFSYIVPTLLYKLQWKLSLDFLISINMLLQITVILLVWKYLKIKNLGLAFDKKYTIFALSTYSAVLPILIVSALVNGFVANKLGFKDSLNPAIELLFLLKNKTSISLLVLQVIALGPLAEELFFRGFIYKLVRSRFNFLGSAMVVSLFFSLLHRTPYSVLPIFILSMALCYLYEKSQNIYPCFLFHSIFNTVNLSFCLLMKEFF; from the coding sequence ATGTCAAAACGAAACCAATACATCCTCTTCATCATAGTTTGCATACTAGCAATACTTCTTATTGAAGCAAGTATCACTCCAATCTCTAATTCAGAGGTAAGTTTTCCCTTTGAGCTTAATAAAGCAAAATTTGTTTTAAACTCGGCCATGATCCTCTTGGTTATTTTTGGTCTCCTCTACTTAAATATTATTCTCATCGGAATAATTCAACTAGCTATCTTAACTGTCCGAAAAATCAAAAAGAAGGCTCTGGCTTCAATTCAAGAGAAACAAAAACCGTTTAACTTATCAGAAGAAAAAGCAAGCCAACTTTTATTCTTAATATCCGCCTGCCTATGTTTTAGCTATATCGTTCCTACTCTCCTCTATAAACTCCAATGGAAATTATCGCTTGATTTTCTGATCTCAATAAATATGTTGCTGCAAATAACAGTAATCTTGTTAGTCTGGAAATATTTAAAAATTAAAAATTTGGGCTTAGCTTTTGATAAAAAATACACCATCTTTGCCTTAAGTACCTATAGCGCTGTCTTACCTATTCTTATAGTTTCAGCTCTGGTTAATGGTTTCGTAGCCAATAAATTGGGTTTTAAGGACTCGCTTAATCCAGCAATCGAACTTTTATTCTTACTGAAAAATAAAACTTCGATTTCCTTGCTGGTTTTACAAGTAATTGCCTTGGGCCCTTTAGCTGAAGAGTTATTTTTTCGCGGATTTATCTATAAATTAGTACGCAGCCGATTTAACTTCTTAGGCTCAGCAATGGTTGTTTCACTGTTCTTCTCGCTCTTACACCGAACCCCTTATAGCGTCCTGCCTATTTTCATCCTCAGTATGGCTCTTTGCTATCTCTATGAAAAATCGCAAAACATTTACCCTTGTTTTCTCTTTCACTCTATCTTCAACACAGTCAACCTTTCATTTTGTTTACTAATGAAAGAATTCTTTTAA